One stretch of Methylococcus capsulatus DNA includes these proteins:
- the csm4 gene encoding type III-A CRISPR-associated RAMP protein Csm4 has product MYQLYRFIIRPLSAFGSEPLGDMLFGHLCWAARNRFGEERLDTLLTGYTENRPFAVLSDALPAGHLPRPTLPGHWFEHAPESDRKTAKKLVWMPLDQATVPASEWGRHCKKPGDIAGVIASEHPQPHNSIQRLTGTTGEGQFAPYTQSQLWYGAGAALDIYAVLDETRLTRAELATLFDDIGTFGFGRDASIGLGKFQVEDLAPFAWPEPAAADAWLTLAPCAPQGLDWDAERSFYRLFTRFGRHGDVGVHQRHPFKTPVLLAQRGAVLTPRTGGPSSGDSRAWFIGQGLGGANALSRAVPGTVHQGYAPVFGIQLPRREAA; this is encoded by the coding sequence ATGTATCAGCTCTACCGCTTCATCATCCGCCCCCTCTCCGCCTTCGGTTCGGAACCGCTGGGGGACATGCTGTTCGGCCACTTGTGCTGGGCGGCGCGCAACCGCTTTGGCGAGGAGCGGCTTGACACGCTGCTGACGGGTTATACCGAAAACCGGCCGTTCGCGGTGCTTTCCGACGCCCTGCCGGCGGGCCATCTGCCCCGCCCCACCCTGCCCGGACATTGGTTTGAACATGCCCCGGAAAGCGACCGCAAAACCGCCAAAAAGTTGGTCTGGATGCCGCTGGACCAGGCGACGGTGCCCGCATCGGAATGGGGTCGGCATTGCAAGAAGCCTGGCGATATCGCCGGTGTGATCGCTTCGGAGCATCCCCAGCCGCACAATAGCATCCAGCGCCTGACCGGTACAACCGGGGAAGGCCAGTTCGCGCCGTACACCCAGAGCCAGCTCTGGTACGGCGCAGGCGCCGCGCTCGATATTTACGCGGTGCTGGACGAAACCCGCCTGACCCGCGCGGAGCTGGCCACGCTGTTCGACGACATCGGCACCTTCGGTTTCGGCCGTGACGCCAGCATCGGCCTGGGCAAGTTCCAGGTGGAAGATCTGGCGCCGTTCGCCTGGCCCGAGCCGGCCGCCGCCGATGCCTGGCTGACGCTGGCGCCGTGCGCGCCGCAAGGCCTGGACTGGGACGCCGAGCGCAGCTTCTACCGACTGTTCACGCGGTTCGGACGGCATGGCGATGTCGGTGTGCATCAGAGGCATCCGTTCAAGACCCCGGTGCTGCTGGCCCAGCGCGGGGCGGTTCTGACCCCGCGGACCGGTGGCCCAAGCTCCGGCGATAGCCGGGCATGGTTCATCGGTCAGGGCCTGGGCGGCGCCAATGCCTTGTCCCGGGCCGTACCCGGCACCGTCCACCAAGGTTATGCACCGGTGTTCGGAATTCAACTGCCGCGAAGGGAGGCCGCATGA
- the csm3 gene encoding type III-A CRISPR-associated RAMP protein Csm3: MKLIALQKLTGTLELVSGLHIGSGNTEMHIGGTDNPVIKHPLTQHPYIPGSSLKGKIRSLLEWELGVVGITDGTPLGFKHIDRIDPAQLEPAKNLLRLFGGAPEGGNHDSDLVKEIGPTRLAFWDCALEPGWIEEMNSRNLLLTENKSENMIDRIRGVAEHPRNTERVPAGARFEFNLTLRVHDGDENLLEIVWKGLRLLELTGLGGSGSRGYGKLKFTRLELEGEDKLPELGKVRFSAAA; the protein is encoded by the coding sequence ATGAAACTGATCGCACTCCAAAAACTCACCGGCACCCTCGAACTGGTCTCGGGCCTGCACATCGGTTCCGGCAACACAGAAATGCACATCGGCGGCACGGACAACCCGGTGATCAAGCATCCGCTGACCCAGCACCCTTATATTCCCGGCTCCAGCCTCAAAGGCAAAATCCGCAGCCTGCTGGAATGGGAACTGGGGGTGGTCGGCATCACCGATGGCACCCCGCTGGGTTTCAAACACATCGACAGGATCGACCCGGCCCAGCTGGAGCCGGCCAAGAACCTGCTGCGCCTGTTCGGCGGAGCACCGGAAGGCGGCAACCATGACAGTGATCTGGTGAAAGAGATCGGCCCGACCCGGCTGGCTTTCTGGGATTGCGCGCTGGAACCGGGCTGGATCGAGGAAATGAACAGCCGCAATCTGCTGCTGACCGAAAACAAGTCGGAAAACATGATCGACCGTATCCGCGGCGTGGCCGAACATCCGCGCAACACCGAACGGGTGCCGGCCGGCGCACGCTTCGAATTCAACCTGACCCTCCGCGTGCATGACGGCGATGAAAACTTGCTGGAAATCGTCTGGAAGGGACTCAGGCTGCTGGAACTGACCGGCCTTGGCGGTTCCGGCTCGCGCGGTTACGGCAAGCTGAAATTCACCCGGCTGGAGCTGGAAGGCGAGGACAAGCTGCCGGAATTGGGAAAAGTCCGCTTCAGCGCCGCGGCGTGA
- the csm2 gene encoding type III-A CRISPR-associated protein Csm2 produces MDTSAVHLAPVDAELFNGTAKMMAQAVARADRNRNKSTQLRRFYDELVLWETRVNQASTEQRAAKFAECLPFIRMINAKAAYAEGRKLVDSSFVKLMHDTLAQVTDPATLGTCKLFWEAFMGFYKQERQDSNTP; encoded by the coding sequence TTGGATACCAGCGCCGTCCATTTGGCGCCGGTGGATGCCGAACTGTTCAACGGCACCGCGAAGATGATGGCTCAGGCGGTGGCCCGGGCGGATCGGAACCGCAACAAATCGACCCAGTTGCGCCGTTTTTACGATGAGCTGGTACTGTGGGAAACCCGGGTGAACCAGGCGTCCACCGAACAGCGGGCCGCCAAGTTCGCCGAATGCCTGCCGTTCATCCGCATGATCAACGCCAAGGCGGCTTACGCCGAGGGCCGCAAGCTTGTCGACTCCAGCTTCGTGAAGCTGATGCACGATACTTTGGCCCAAGTGACCGACCCCGCGACGCTCGGCACCTGCAAGCTGTTCTGGGAAGCCTTCATGGGCTTTTACAAACAGGAAAGGCAGGACTCAAACACCCCGTAG
- a CDS encoding NUDIX domain-containing protein has product MQTEVLVIPQPRGRAQDALPGGSLFVLPTGNDPAAALAWPRDCGDWPDETLWLPRADAEGNERYLQLIPYALLRNGSGDLWCYRRHGGDQRLRECFSCGVGGHVDREDEDVTLRATVWNTLLRELGEELNWQPPPEPIEPVAWIYEGLSPIGRVHLGLLYLLDWHDEEPPRAVDPALADIGFRSAADILAEPRFELWSRLAARYVSGESR; this is encoded by the coding sequence ATGCAAACCGAAGTTCTCGTCATTCCGCAGCCGCGCGGCCGGGCTCAGGACGCCCTGCCGGGTGGCTCGCTTTTCGTATTGCCCACTGGCAACGACCCGGCCGCTGCGCTGGCGTGGCCCCGCGACTGCGGCGACTGGCCGGACGAAACGCTATGGCTGCCGCGCGCCGACGCCGAGGGGAATGAGCGCTATTTGCAGCTCATTCCTTACGCCTTGCTCCGTAATGGGTCGGGCGATCTCTGGTGTTATCGCCGCCATGGCGGCGACCAGCGTCTGCGGGAGTGCTTCAGTTGCGGTGTGGGCGGACACGTGGACCGTGAGGACGAGGATGTCACCCTCAGAGCGACGGTATGGAACACCTTGCTCCGTGAACTCGGTGAAGAACTGAACTGGCAACCGCCGCCCGAGCCGATCGAACCCGTGGCTTGGATTTACGAGGGACTTTCTCCGATAGGACGGGTGCATTTGGGGCTGCTCTATCTGCTGGACTGGCACGACGAAGAACCACCCCGCGCGGTGGACCCTGCCCTGGCCGACATCGGCTTCCGGTCGGCGGCGGACATCCTGGCCGAACCCCGCTTCGAATTGTGGAGCCGCCTCGCGGCCCGCTATGTCAGCGGAGAAAGCCGATGA
- a CDS encoding RAMP superfamily CRISPR-associated protein, translated as MKTLSYQVTFLTPAFLGNAEQSGQWRTPPFKHLLREWWRVAYAADHKFEINMAAMRHEEGKLFGHAWLDDDYDQRGQKVAARKSLVRMRLEHPSGDHDKAWLVGTQRGVAPLSDGLETSYAWFGLIKRGRGQPDRTAIKAADGNNATANETTRLLHIAVPDGFAPKILEIMQLIDAFGLLGSRSRGGWGALHVEGIDRMRREAMSRYTRPLDKCLEQDWAMSLARNDDGLCVWQSNSSFDAWHKAMRVVAIERRLVRSKLKGINGRDLRPALGFVTPSRMPSPLRWKIIPSDNGKLGIRVFALPHKLPAENGKSIQADLLRRAWRVVCNTLDQSQHVTRLG; from the coding sequence ATGAAAACGCTGTCCTATCAAGTGACATTCCTCACCCCCGCCTTTCTCGGCAACGCCGAGCAAAGCGGCCAATGGCGCACGCCGCCGTTCAAGCACCTGCTGCGCGAGTGGTGGCGGGTGGCGTATGCGGCCGATCACAAATTCGAGATCAACATGGCAGCCATGCGGCATGAAGAAGGGAAACTGTTCGGCCATGCCTGGCTCGATGATGACTACGATCAACGCGGGCAAAAAGTCGCGGCACGCAAGAGCTTGGTGCGGATGCGGCTGGAACACCCAAGTGGTGACCATGACAAAGCGTGGCTCGTTGGAACCCAAAGAGGAGTGGCACCGCTCTCCGATGGATTGGAGACCAGCTACGCCTGGTTTGGCCTCATCAAGCGTGGTAGGGGCCAACCTGACCGCACCGCGATCAAGGCAGCGGACGGCAACAACGCCACGGCAAACGAAACGACGCGCCTGCTGCATATCGCCGTCCCTGACGGATTCGCGCCAAAAATTCTTGAAATCATGCAATTGATCGATGCATTCGGCCTGCTCGGAAGCCGCAGTCGCGGCGGTTGGGGAGCACTTCATGTCGAAGGTATCGACCGGATGCGTCGCGAGGCGATGAGCCGTTATACAAGGCCGCTCGACAAATGCCTTGAACAAGATTGGGCAATGTCGCTGGCAAGAAACGATGACGGATTGTGTGTCTGGCAGAGCAATTCTTCATTCGATGCGTGGCACAAAGCAATGCGGGTCGTTGCTATCGAGCGCAGGCTGGTTCGCAGCAAACTGAAAGGAATCAATGGAAGAGACCTACGTCCTGCGCTGGGGTTTGTCACGCCGAGCCGCATGCCAAGCCCATTGCGGTGGAAAATTATTCCGAGTGACAACGGGAAGCTGGGGATTCGCGTATTTGCCCTGCCACACAAACTGCCCGCAGAAAATGGAAAATCCATACAGGCCGATCTGTTACGGCGAGCGTGGCGGGTCGTATGCAACACCCTTGATCAATCCCAGCATGTCACCCGCTTGGGTTGA
- a CDS encoding CRISPR-associated ring nuclease, whose amino-acid sequence MTPILLCTLGASWAVIPEAYGFLAPDRLPLFANHPEREALDALRARYQLAAPEEIWVCTTQGEKTRTGIEHLLDWHGLLDSPVTLRIWQAEATDQLASQAECDHMRELILRAALLAHEHARGGQVLLSLAGGRKTMSADLQRAASVFGCQALLHVIENEMPPLLKNPTAEFLTRPLPATDPEGRSCAGAILPLIATGASPRSELLDVALDERPPVSAPRFPLPLPASGTVLAWPAATDDLLTRELNERETAGSRLLGNYLQQLSHSERHENWRSLYRLPPRTIEFLRDTAIGPEYRNWLERVPKADLHRHLGGCLDIPAQRTVGQAIWQSLSPGERDNALKAVNPLLQTAAWPDQWPEMLAAKAPRSHCAAALLVEADDDRLHRNLYGVTEPRVALKSKHRLGFAAYERPGELSGSALLTHPAAIEPYARAVVGQARAEGLLYVELRGSPQKYGDGLAFLRQLRQALHDALPGPADGPVPRFSFTVIADRRQRDRIAQVIELAVEAKNEMPDFVVGLDLAGDEGTTRPEQIAGLFKKAFEICLPITIHAGEGESAESIWQAAYHLHADRIGHGLTIAEHPQLAERFRDRGICLELCPTSNREVVGYLDPAVETSQGCPAYPVLELWQKGLPLTLCTDNPGISRTRLSDEYLTAARMSGGKLCLWDALAMIRQGFTHGFLPALDKAELLREADAQIYRRVLDRFTDAPA is encoded by the coding sequence ATGACGCCCATCCTGCTTTGCACCTTGGGTGCGTCCTGGGCGGTGATCCCGGAAGCCTACGGATTTCTCGCCCCCGACCGCCTGCCGCTGTTTGCGAATCATCCCGAACGCGAGGCGCTCGATGCGCTCCGCGCCCGCTACCAGTTAGCCGCGCCCGAGGAAATCTGGGTATGCACGACACAAGGTGAAAAAACCCGCACCGGCATCGAGCATCTGCTCGACTGGCACGGCCTTCTGGATAGCCCCGTCACATTACGCATCTGGCAGGCCGAAGCCACCGACCAGCTCGCCAGCCAGGCCGAATGCGACCACATGCGGGAGCTAATCCTCCGGGCGGCGCTACTGGCGCATGAGCACGCCAGGGGCGGCCAAGTGCTGCTGTCGCTGGCCGGCGGGCGCAAAACCATGAGCGCCGATCTGCAACGGGCCGCATCGGTATTCGGCTGCCAGGCCTTGCTGCACGTGATCGAAAATGAGATGCCGCCGCTGCTGAAAAACCCCACGGCGGAATTCCTGACCCGCCCGCTGCCCGCCACGGACCCCGAAGGCAGGAGCTGCGCCGGCGCCATCCTACCCTTGATCGCCACGGGGGCCTCGCCCCGCAGCGAGTTGCTGGATGTCGCCTTGGATGAACGCCCGCCGGTCTCCGCTCCCCGTTTTCCGCTGCCCTTGCCGGCCTCAGGAACCGTTCTGGCCTGGCCCGCAGCCACGGACGACCTGCTGACCCGAGAACTGAACGAACGCGAAACCGCGGGAAGCCGGCTTCTCGGCAATTACTTGCAACAGCTCAGCCACAGCGAACGACACGAGAATTGGCGCAGCCTTTACCGGCTGCCGCCGCGCACCATCGAATTTCTGCGTGATACCGCCATCGGCCCGGAATACCGGAACTGGCTGGAACGCGTGCCCAAAGCCGACCTGCACCGGCATTTGGGCGGTTGTCTCGATATTCCCGCGCAGCGCACGGTGGGACAGGCCATCTGGCAGAGCTTGAGCCCGGGTGAGCGAGACAACGCCCTGAAAGCGGTGAACCCCTTGCTGCAAACGGCTGCATGGCCCGACCAATGGCCGGAAATGCTCGCGGCCAAGGCGCCGCGCTCGCATTGCGCCGCCGCCCTGCTGGTCGAGGCCGACGATGACCGGCTCCACCGCAATCTGTACGGCGTCACCGAACCGCGCGTCGCCCTCAAATCCAAACATCGTTTGGGATTTGCCGCCTACGAACGACCGGGCGAGTTATCCGGTTCCGCGCTGTTGACGCATCCGGCGGCCATCGAGCCGTATGCCCGCGCCGTCGTCGGCCAGGCCCGTGCGGAAGGACTCCTGTATGTCGAATTGCGCGGCAGCCCCCAGAAATACGGCGACGGCCTCGCCTTTCTGCGGCAATTGCGCCAGGCGCTGCACGATGCTCTGCCCGGTCCCGCCGATGGCCCGGTTCCACGCTTTTCCTTCACCGTCATCGCCGACCGCCGCCAGCGCGACCGTATCGCCCAAGTGATCGAGCTCGCCGTGGAAGCCAAGAATGAGATGCCGGATTTCGTGGTGGGGTTGGACCTGGCCGGGGACGAGGGCACCACCCGGCCGGAACAGATCGCCGGCCTGTTCAAAAAAGCATTCGAAATCTGCCTGCCGATCACCATTCATGCCGGCGAAGGCGAATCAGCGGAGTCGATCTGGCAGGCCGCGTATCACCTCCACGCGGACCGGATCGGCCACGGGCTCACCATTGCCGAACATCCCCAATTAGCCGAGCGCTTCCGCGACCGCGGCATTTGCCTGGAGCTTTGCCCCACCTCGAACCGGGAAGTCGTCGGCTACCTCGATCCGGCAGTGGAAACGAGCCAGGGCTGCCCGGCCTACCCGGTTTTGGAGCTTTGGCAAAAAGGATTGCCGCTCACCCTATGCACCGACAACCCCGGCATCAGCCGCACCCGCTTGAGCGATGAATACCTGACGGCGGCGCGCATGAGCGGCGGCAAGCTCTGCCTGTGGGATGCGTTGGCCATGATCCGGCAGGGATTCACCCACGGCTTTTTGCCGGCGCTGGACAAGGCGGAATTGCTCAGGGAGGCCGACGCCCAGATCTATCGGCGGGTGCTCGACCGCTTCACCGATGCCCCTGCGTGA
- the cas10 gene encoding type III-A CRISPR-associated protein Cas10/Csm1: MALDLQERLDASSLLALAAFLHDLGKFAERARIGEANEKRADGTTRIEIEKQLHCPHFNGRATHIHAAYTAIGFDLLERDLPDLAGERVTPFAPWRDCDADDSLINAAARHHRPDTFLQWIIATADRLASGFERDSFAAYNKASDEAPAQKLNHYTTRQWTLFERIHLQERPASGRWRYPLKPLSPASIFPVLADRYESADTNAAQAEYAALWNGFRAGLARIPAEHRRNLALWLDHFDSLWLTFTHAIPSATAGLGGSVRPDVSLYDHSKTTAALAVALWRFHDDRGDAPEAIREQLRAQWDRLRAGDDDSRQAWEEEKFLLIQGDFFGIQDFIFASGGETQKRAAKLLRGRSFYVSLLAELAALRLLEALGLPPTSQVVNAAGKFLIVAPNTAEARATVRAVQAEFDGWFLSHSYGQSGIGLAMLPARARNFQAGKAGEDSPFRRLTQRLFEQLEEAKLKRFALCGEAPAGPLFRDFLDAFTAKGVCGIDGRSPATTEEGGIAVSALAADQIQTGHYLATQQRVLISTECLNHHTLKLPIFGYYVNFSHGEADTGRFGHEAKTGHLRRCWDFSLPESADAPLWNGYARRHINAYVPRFGALNEFERSRYSGLDSPSVDEIKTLNHIARDDRRLDEEGHWYGQEALMTLKGDVDNLGRIFESGLERPTFARMAALSRQMNAFFAIYLPWLCAHGEDNGVSRYRNTYTVFAGGDDFFLIGPWHSTLRLAERMRKAFNRYVAGNPDIHFSAGLSMTKPGLPIRQLAALAEEGLEAAKAYAPGGPNTAPVKNAVTCFGQTASWSDFDAILAQEAELERLAGEFGLSTGYVYGLLHLTDMAAAVSQRPENALWHAYFAYRTRRMLESRVKGGEDREATECKRRALQGELAAEIAHKGIGQFGAAYKIALFTYLYQQRD, encoded by the coding sequence ATGGCTTTGGACCTTCAGGAACGGCTCGATGCTTCCAGCCTGCTGGCGCTGGCGGCATTTCTTCACGATCTCGGCAAATTCGCGGAACGCGCCCGTATCGGTGAAGCCAACGAAAAGCGCGCCGATGGCACGACGCGCATCGAAATCGAGAAACAACTCCACTGCCCCCATTTCAATGGTCGTGCGACCCATATCCATGCGGCGTACACGGCCATCGGCTTCGATCTGCTGGAGCGAGATCTGCCGGATCTGGCGGGTGAGCGGGTGACGCCGTTCGCGCCCTGGCGGGATTGCGATGCCGACGATTCCCTCATCAACGCCGCAGCGCGCCACCATCGCCCGGATACCTTCCTGCAATGGATCATCGCCACGGCGGACCGGCTGGCCTCCGGCTTTGAGCGCGACAGCTTCGCGGCCTATAACAAGGCCAGCGACGAGGCGCCGGCACAGAAGCTGAACCATTACACGACCCGCCAATGGACGCTGTTCGAGCGCATTCATCTGCAGGAGCGGCCGGCGTCCGGACGCTGGCGTTATCCGCTGAAGCCGCTGTCACCGGCGTCGATTTTCCCGGTCTTGGCGGATCGCTACGAATCGGCGGACACCAACGCGGCGCAGGCGGAATACGCGGCATTGTGGAATGGATTCCGGGCGGGGCTGGCGCGGATTCCGGCCGAGCACCGGCGCAACCTGGCGCTGTGGCTGGATCACTTCGATAGCCTCTGGCTCACTTTTACCCATGCCATTCCGTCGGCCACCGCCGGTTTGGGCGGTTCGGTGCGGCCGGACGTGTCTTTGTACGACCATTCCAAGACCACGGCTGCGCTGGCAGTGGCGCTGTGGCGCTTCCATGACGATCGCGGCGACGCGCCGGAAGCGATCCGCGAGCAGTTGCGGGCGCAATGGGACCGTTTGCGGGCCGGCGACGACGACAGCCGGCAGGCTTGGGAAGAGGAAAAGTTCCTGCTGATCCAGGGCGATTTCTTCGGTATCCAGGATTTCATCTTCGCCAGCGGCGGCGAAACCCAAAAACGCGCCGCCAAGCTGCTGCGCGGGCGCTCGTTCTACGTGTCGCTGCTGGCCGAGCTGGCGGCGCTGCGGCTACTCGAGGCCTTGGGGCTGCCGCCGACCAGCCAGGTGGTGAACGCGGCGGGCAAGTTCCTGATCGTGGCGCCGAACACGGCGGAGGCGCGCGCCACGGTCCGGGCGGTGCAAGCGGAATTCGATGGCTGGTTCCTGAGCCACAGCTACGGCCAGTCCGGCATCGGGCTGGCCATGCTGCCGGCACGGGCGCGGAATTTCCAGGCTGGTAAGGCGGGCGAGGACAGCCCATTCCGCCGGCTGACCCAGCGGCTGTTCGAGCAGCTGGAAGAGGCCAAACTGAAGCGCTTCGCGCTCTGCGGTGAAGCTCCGGCCGGGCCGTTGTTCAGGGATTTCCTCGATGCCTTCACCGCAAAAGGGGTTTGCGGCATCGATGGACGCTCGCCTGCCACGACGGAGGAAGGCGGCATCGCGGTCAGCGCGCTGGCAGCGGACCAAATCCAGACCGGGCACTACCTGGCCACCCAGCAGCGGGTGTTGATCAGCACCGAGTGCTTGAACCATCACACGCTGAAGCTGCCGATCTTCGGCTATTACGTGAATTTCTCCCACGGGGAGGCGGACACCGGCCGGTTCGGGCACGAAGCGAAAACCGGCCATTTGCGCCGCTGCTGGGATTTTTCGCTGCCCGAATCCGCCGATGCGCCGTTGTGGAACGGCTATGCGCGCCGCCACATCAACGCCTACGTGCCGCGCTTCGGCGCGCTGAATGAGTTCGAGCGAAGCCGTTACTCCGGCTTGGATTCGCCTAGCGTGGATGAGATCAAGACCCTGAACCACATCGCGCGGGATGACCGGAGGCTGGACGAAGAAGGCCACTGGTACGGCCAGGAAGCGCTGATGACGCTGAAGGGGGACGTGGACAATCTGGGTCGGATCTTCGAAAGCGGGCTGGAACGGCCGACCTTCGCCCGCATGGCGGCGCTGTCGCGGCAGATGAACGCCTTTTTCGCCATCTACCTGCCTTGGCTGTGCGCGCACGGCGAGGACAATGGCGTGTCCCGCTACCGCAACACCTACACCGTGTTCGCCGGCGGCGACGACTTCTTCCTGATCGGGCCCTGGCACTCCACGCTGCGCCTGGCCGAGCGCATGCGCAAGGCCTTCAATCGCTATGTCGCGGGCAATCCCGATATTCATTTTTCCGCTGGCCTGTCGATGACCAAGCCGGGTTTGCCCATCCGCCAGTTGGCAGCGCTGGCCGAAGAGGGCCTGGAGGCGGCCAAGGCGTATGCGCCCGGGGGGCCGAACACCGCGCCGGTCAAGAACGCCGTGACCTGTTTCGGTCAAACGGCAAGTTGGTCCGATTTCGACGCCATTCTGGCCCAGGAGGCCGAACTGGAACGGCTGGCCGGCGAATTCGGGCTGTCGACCGGCTATGTTTATGGCTTGCTGCATCTGACCGACATGGCGGCGGCCGTGAGCCAGCGCCCGGAGAATGCACTGTGGCATGCCTACTTCGCCTACCGCACCCGGCGGATGCTGGAATCGCGCGTCAAAGGGGGCGAGGACCGCGAGGCCACCGAGTGCAAGCGGCGGGCGCTGCAAGGCGAATTGGCCGCAGAGATCGCCCATAAGGGCATCGGGCAGTTCGGGGCGGCCTACAAAATCGCCCTGTTTACCTATTTGTATCAGCAACGGGATTGA
- a CDS encoding RAMP superfamily CRISPR-associated protein has product MRAFTSYRLHITPLSPIHIGTGESYEPTHYVIEDDLLHEFDSGAVMDALSDQDRKELLTVVSGRPDTEMIKKVQRFFHARRSKLIPWARYCVPVLPQVAQMYASRVGQAANREGDGGQVLNRLEIDRTAFDPISRAPVLFGSSLKGAIRTALLDKINGGARAPERKGLHEFQGRLLRYRDLQTGKQRLELDPLRLVHLSDSAWRESSGLTATAVHLAVNRKKTPVKDEKGQLRKAMGENLYQILECVSPWRYRAFSGQLNLYRLDALPRQELLPSPEFRYSMEALATACNRFYLPMLTGETKLLKERGFADQYWCETIQNTLKQSQDRLKAGRAFVLRVGRHSGAESITVSGTRKIKILKGKGQQPDEANAAKTLWLAAESKDQNTGLLPFGWLLVEVEPLVALETDWPELKALCETRLVEARRLAQRLRERDAQAARDRAEAEARRRDEQEKARQEAERLAQAERERAERAARLQAMGPELRAVEEFRTYYLAQKQKGRYQPGSQFDEKRRALLQTALGWSISEARRAAAALLRETIKDWTDWPSKKERKAEFRSGLEALES; this is encoded by the coding sequence ATGAGAGCATTCACCAGCTACCGGTTGCACATCACACCACTGTCACCGATCCACATCGGCACCGGCGAATCCTACGAGCCGACCCATTACGTGATTGAGGACGATCTCCTGCATGAGTTCGACAGCGGAGCGGTGATGGACGCCTTATCCGACCAGGACCGGAAGGAGCTGCTGACCGTCGTCAGCGGCAGACCGGACACCGAGATGATCAAAAAGGTGCAGCGCTTTTTCCATGCTCGCCGAAGCAAGCTGATACCTTGGGCGCGCTACTGCGTGCCGGTTCTACCCCAGGTGGCTCAAATGTACGCAAGCCGGGTGGGACAAGCCGCCAACCGGGAAGGCGACGGCGGGCAGGTATTGAACCGCCTGGAAATCGACCGCACCGCCTTCGATCCGATCAGCCGGGCACCGGTGCTGTTCGGCTCCTCGCTGAAAGGCGCGATACGGACGGCGCTGCTGGACAAAATCAATGGCGGCGCCCGAGCGCCGGAGCGCAAGGGCTTGCACGAGTTCCAGGGCCGCTTGCTACGTTACCGCGATCTGCAAACCGGAAAGCAGCGCCTGGAACTCGATCCGCTGCGGCTGGTGCATCTGTCGGATTCGGCTTGGCGGGAATCTTCCGGACTCACGGCCACCGCGGTGCATCTGGCCGTGAACCGCAAGAAAACGCCGGTCAAGGACGAAAAAGGCCAGTTGCGCAAGGCCATGGGCGAAAATCTGTACCAGATCCTGGAATGTGTATCGCCCTGGCGCTACCGGGCGTTTTCCGGACAGCTCAACCTCTACCGGCTCGATGCTTTACCCCGGCAAGAGCTCCTGCCTTCGCCTGAGTTTCGGTATTCGATGGAAGCATTGGCCACGGCCTGCAACCGCTTTTATCTCCCAATGCTGACCGGGGAAACCAAGCTGCTGAAGGAACGCGGCTTCGCCGATCAGTACTGGTGCGAAACCATTCAGAACACGCTGAAACAGTCTCAAGACAGGCTCAAAGCCGGTCGGGCTTTCGTGCTGCGGGTGGGACGCCACAGCGGCGCGGAATCGATCACGGTTTCCGGTACCCGAAAGATCAAGATATTGAAAGGCAAGGGTCAGCAACCCGATGAGGCGAACGCCGCCAAAACCCTCTGGCTTGCCGCCGAAAGCAAGGATCAGAACACCGGATTGCTGCCTTTCGGCTGGCTGTTGGTGGAGGTCGAACCGCTGGTTGCTCTCGAAACCGATTGGCCGGAGCTGAAGGCCCTGTGTGAGACGCGGCTGGTTGAGGCACGCCGTTTGGCGCAGAGGTTGCGGGAGCGCGATGCCCAGGCCGCGCGGGATAGGGCCGAGGCCGAGGCGCGACGCCGGGACGAACAGGAAAAAGCCCGCCAGGAAGCCGAGCGGCTGGCCCAGGCCGAACGTGAGCGGGCGGAACGGGCGGCGCGTCTGCAGGCCATGGGACCGGAGCTGCGCGCCGTCGAGGAATTCCGCACGTATTACCTCGCACAGAAACAGAAGGGGCGCTATCAGCCGGGTAGCCAGTTCGACGAGAAGCGCCGCGCCCTTCTGCAAACCGCCCTTGGCTGGAGCATCTCCGAAGCGCGCCGGGCCGCCGCTGCCCTGCTGCGCGAAACCATCAAGGACTGGACCGACTGGCCCTCGAAAAAGGAACGCAAGGCGGAATTCCGCTCCGGCCTGGAAGCGCTGGAAAGTTAG